The Syntrophotalea acetylenivorans genome contains the following window.
TTTCGCCCCTACCTGGTCGGCTCGGTCCTTTCCGGCTGCGTCACCGAACGCAGCGACATCGACATTCATCTTTTTGCCGAGAGCCCGGAAGAAGTCGCCAACTTCCTGAAGGCGGAAGGCATATCCTTCGAGGAGAAACTGGTCACCGTCCGCCAAGGAGGGGAATCCCGCGACTATATCCATTTCTACCTGGAGGACCAAGGAATAGAGATCGAATGTTCCGTCTATGCAACCCGGGATCGCCACCGCGTGCCGCGCAGCAGCATCACCGGCAAACCGATGGAACGGGCTGACACCAAAAAGCTGCGCCGCTTGATCGCCGCCGCCCTGCCTCCTCCGGTCAGCAGTTCGCCGAAAAACTAACTCCCGCCGGCTAGCATCGTCGATAGAGCACATGACGAAACGAGCCGTAATCCCGATCACTGATCACCTGCCACTGGCTGAGATCAAAAGCTGGGAAGTAAGTATCGCCCGTATAGGCCCCCTTGACCCAGGAAATACTCATAAGATCGGCCAAAGGCAAAGCATCTCGATAGATACCGACACCACCGGCGAAAAAGATCTTTTCTCCATAATTTTCCGCCAACTGCACAGCGCTTGGCAGATTCGGACAAATCTCAATCCCCGGAGTCTTCGACAGGTGACGACTAACAACGATAGTTCGGCGATCGGGCAAAGGGCGACCAATAGACGCAAAGGTGTGACGCCCCATGATCAGGGTATGAGCACTGGTCAAATCACGAAACAGACGCAGCTCTTCGGGAATCTGCCAGGGGATCTCCCCGGCGGCCCCGATCAGGAACTGCTCGGTCATGGCGACAATAATTATTTTACTGGATTTGATCATCGGAAGTAGATAATCCGCAATGCAAGCGTTTTCGACTCTAAATTGCTGAAATAACAACCGTCAGCATAGCATGTCGGTTGACCTACAGCCAGTTTTACGGCTAAATCAACAGGACACCTTTTGATTTTTATAGGCGTCCCGCCCAAAAGATTCTACCGAAAGACCGGCATGACAATTTCTTTACAAACCTTTTACTTCCTGATGACCATTGAATCGCCTTGACATGATCTACTTATCACAGAGAGTCGAACCTTTTAGGTCCCCATCCCAAAAAAGGAGCATGTCATGCGAAGAAATTTCCGGTCCCTGTTGCTTGTGCTTTTACTATTGAGCCTGGCCAGTATCAGCCAGGCCGCCTCACTGGTCAACTGCCAGGTCGAACTCGATCGCCGGGTCCTGCTGGCCGGTCCGACCCAGAAAACCGTCATTAAAATCGCTCTCGATGCCCCGCTGATGCCTCGGATCGAAGACCGATCGCCGGTAAACCTGGCCCTGGTCCTCGATCGATCCGGCTCCATGAGTGGCAATAAGATCGCCAAAGCCCGCGAAGCGGCTATCGAAGCCCTCCACCGCCTGGGAGCCAAGGACCTGTTCGCATTGGTCGCCTACGATCACGGGGTCAAGACCCTGGTTCCGGCCCAACGGATCCGACATAGCGAAGGAATTGAAGCGCAGATTCGCCGAATTCGGCCGGGGGGCAACACCGCCCTGTTCGGCGCCGTCAGTCAGGGTGCCGCGGAGGTGCGCAAACACAGCGACTCGAATTACGTTCATCGGGTAGTGCTGCTATCGGACGGTCTGGCCAATGTCGGCCCCAGCAGTCCCGCCGATTTGGCTCGACTTGGGGCGGCACTCCTTAAGGAAGGCATCTCCGTCACCACAGTGGGAGTCGGCACTGACTTCAACGAAGACCTTATGACCCAACTGGCTGAACGCAGCGACGGCAACCACTATTTTGTCGAATCGAGCCGTGATCTGCCACGCATCTTTGCCGCCGAACTGGGTGACGTGCTCAGCGTGGTGGCCCGAAAGGTGATTATTGAGATCGATTGCCCACCCGGGGTCAAGCCTTTACGTATCATCGGCCGCGAAGGACGCATCAAAGGACAAAAAGTTGAGGTTCGGATGAACCAGATTTACGGTGGCCAGCAAAAGTATGCACTGGTCGAAGTCGAAGTACCTGTTTCTCAACCCGGCCAGCATCTTGACCTGGCCCGCGTCGACTGTCGTTACCAGAATGCCCTGACCGATACTCATGAATCATCGACCACCATGGCCCGCACCCGCTTCAGCCAACGCCCCGAAGAGGTTCGCCAAGCAGCCAGTAAAGAAGTACAAAAAGCGGTAGTGGAAAACGAAATGGCCGTCACCCGCGACGAGGCCCTAAACCTCTATAATGCCGGACGCAAGGATGAGGCAGCCCGCGCTCTGCGACAAAAAAGCGATGCTCTGCGGGAGCAGAACACCGAGCTCGGTTTTTCGGACCTGGCCGAAGAAGCCGGACAACTGCAAGACGAAGCCGCCGAGTTTGAAGCGGACCGACTCGATAAAACCCGGAAAAAGGAACTCCGTTCGGAAAGCTTCAAAGTACGTAAACAACAAAAAGCCTACTGACCCCAATCGGGGAGCTGATCAGGTCGTTACCGGCCCGGTCAGCTCCCTGGCAATACCCGACACCTGATGGTACATTGAAGTAAACCACCCGACCTCCGGGTGGCCCGGGAAGTCCTGATGAAGGAAGCATTGCCCATGAAACGAAGTCATTGGATCATCGGCGCCTGGCTGTTACTGCTGATTCCAACCCTGCTGATCGGCGCTCTGGCGTTGCGACTCTTACGCAACGAACAGAACCTTCTGGCCGAGAACACCCTCAATGCCACCCGGCAGCGGACCGCCACCATCGCTGAAAACATCGACTTGACGGTGGCCGAACTCAAGGACAGCCTGCTCGACAGCTTAAGCGAACTTCCTTCCGACGATCTTGAACAACATTTGGAAAACTGGCGACTTGGCAACCCCCTGGTGCGCAACGTTTTCATCTGGAACAAAGACGGCCTGATATTACCCGACCCCAAAGCGCCTCCCAGTGCTGAAGCAGGGGATTTTACACTCCGCTATCAGGCCCTGTTTGCCGGCCGCGTTCCCTGGCAAAGACCTCAACCCGATGGACCGCAGGTCGCATCGCCTTCTTCTACTGGCGGCAAAAGCACGACCTATTCTCCCCGCCGGGAGCTGCGACAATTGGCCCAGCAGTTGAATCCAAAGCCAGAAATAGCAAAGGGAGTATCCGGTTGGCTGCCCTGGTTCTGGGAGGATGGTCTTTACCTCCTCGGCTGGCAGGAAGAGGTTGAAACTGGTCGACGTTTTGGCTTGGAAATCGAGATGATCGCCTTGCTTTCCCGCTTGATTACAAGTCTGCCCGAACCTTCATCTGGAGAAATCTACGCCTTGATCGATGGGCAGGGACGCATCGTTCATCGCACCGGTGCGGGCGAACTTTCCGCCGACACGCCCCCCTTTGTCACTTTGCCCGTCGGCTCCCATCTGCCCCATTGGCAACTGCGCATCTATGCTTTGAATGGTCTTGACCCTGCCGGCGACCGTGGACTGTTGGTCCTTTCTACCCTGCTGGTCGGTTGTTTTATGGCCGCTATGTTATTCGGCGGCTCTCTGCTGTTGTGGCAAGCCTACCGCCACATGCGTGACGCCCGGCGCAAAACCTCCTTCGTCTCCAATGTTTCTCACGAATTGAAAACCCCCCTGACGACCATTCGTATGTATGCCGAACTGCTTGATGAAGGCCGCATTGAAGAGACGGAAAAGCGAAGCCGTTATCTACAGGTCATTGTTTCCGAAAGTCAGCGCCTGACCCGTCTGGTCAACAATGTTCTCGACTTCAGTCGTCTGGAACAAAAACGCAAACATTATCATCTGACCCCCCTGCTTCTCGTCGAAGTGCTCGGGCAGGTTCTTGATGGTCAAGCCGAGCGCTTACGTCAGGCAGGTCTGGAACTTACCTACCACAAGCCGGTCCGGCCGCTGACTGTTAAGGCCGATCGCGATGCCCTGGAACAAATCTTCCTCAATTTGATCGACAACGCGATCAAATATGCCGCAAAAGGGGGCGAACTGGTTGTCGAACTTCAACAGAATGAAAAGACCGCCGAAGCTCTGTTCATGGATTCCGGTCCCGGCATCCCAACATCCCAGCAGAAACGCATTTTTCAACAATTCGAGCGCGTCAACAACAACTTGACCTGCAACCAACCGGGCTGCGGCCTCGGTCTTAGTATTGCCCGAAGATTGCTACAAGATATGCAAGGATCGCTTCACTACCGTCAGAGAGATGGTGGCGGTGCCTGCTTCATCGTACAACTGCCATTGATCAAGGAAGGCTAAAGAAATTGAAAGGAAGGGATCATGGAACGAACCCGCATTCTGGTAGCGGAAGACGATCTGCATATTCGCGAGGGACTCATTGATATACTCGAGGGGGAAGGCTATCAGGTGCTGGCCGCGGCAGACGGTGACGCCGCCCTGTCGCTCAGTGAAACCCATAACTTTGATCTGGCGCTGCTCGACATCATGATGCCGGGACGCAACGGGTACGATGTCTGCCGGGAGCTGCGCCTTCAGCATCCCCACCTGGCCATCATCATGCTTACTGCCAAAGGAGAAGAGATTGACAAGGTGCTCGGCCTGGAGCTGGGCGCCGACGACTATATCACCAAGCCCTTTGGCGTCCATGAACTACGAGCCCGCATCGCGGCCGTGCTCCGACGCAGTCAGCGCACAATTCAAGAAAACGAAGCGGTTTTGCCCTCAACTCTGGTTATGGGGTCGGCCACCATCGACCGCAAGACCTATCGTGGAAACCTTAAGGAACGTACCTTTAAACTCACTGCCCGGGAAATGAAACTCCTCGAAGCCTTCTACCGCCACCCCGACGAAGCCCTGCAACGCCACACCCTGCTCAATCTGGCCTGGGGCATCGACTATCAGGGCACCACCCGCACCCTCGACCAGCATATCGCCCAACTGCGAAAAAAAATTGAAACTGACCCGTCCACCCCGCAGGTCATCACCACCGTGCATGGTATCGGTTATCGCTATGTGCCGTAAGGTAAAGCTAGTGATGGGTGGTCAGTAAAACCTTTTCCCCCTGTGTCGCAGCAGGAGCGAAGTGGATGGTACCCGAAGGGCAAGCAGCGAACTTGAATTAGTTTGAGGGTTTTAAACCCAGCAGCCCTTTGGACCACTATTGTCAAAAGAAACAAACCGACCGTTTCAGCAATCACCTTTCGGAAGAGGGGCCGCTCAAAGAAATTGCTACACCTTTAAGATAGCCAGCCGTTTTTAGCCTTCTCCTTGCCTGCGGGAACGCATGCTCCACGCAGTGGGAAGGCACTTTTTGCTTCCTTTTTGTTGCCGCCTGGACAAAAAGGAAGGCGTCTGGCGGGACGCGACCCGCCGGTGTTAATCAAGCCATTTTTTGCAAAACCTTTAAGAAAACAAAACTTAGCCGGTCCCGCCCGGCCGGGCGTATTACTTTTCTTTCGTCGGTACAAAGAAAAGTAATCAAAAGAAAACGGCCCCATCGTTTGCCCGCCTATGGCGGGTTCCCTCAGGGGTTAAAAACCGTAAATCGTGAGGCGTAAAGCTTAATTCTTAAAACCCGATGCCGCTACCACCCCTGTGACACAGCCGGAGCGAAAGATATTGTCATCCCTTCATCTTCTTCCCCACCGCCGCCAGATAGATGACAAACGCCTCTTCCGGATCAAGACACAACAAGGTGTTTATTTCATCGTCATCGAACGCCGCCACCGCGCAGACTCCGGCATCAATGGCCTCAGCAGCCAGGTACAGGTTCTGGCAAACATGACCGGCATCGAGATGCAAATAACGATAGCCCCGTTCCTGGTAGCGCCAGGTCATCCGATAGGGCACCGCGATCCAGACAAAGGTCACCGCGCTTCTCATAATAAACCGCTGACCAAAACAGGCCGCGGCCAAACGACCGGCAATATTGCTGAGGGTTGAAATCAATTCCAACTGGTGATCCAGTGCCAGATACCGATAAAGCCCTGACTCCAAACCCTCAACCCGGTTAACCAGAAGGATAGTCTCTAAAGCGTGACGAGCACCAGCCGAAGGTACCGTACGCAAGGTCATCTGCTGGTCGTAAGCCACTTTGACCCCTTGAGTGCACCACAACAGGTGTGATAACTCTTCCAGAGCCAGTGGTTTTTCGGCGTATTCCCTCAGGCTGCTGCGCTGGGTGATAAGCAGGCGTATATCAACCGGTTCGATGGCCAGGCTCCCGGGATGGGGCAGCTCAATCTTTGGGTTAACAGGCTCGGCGGGCCAACTGAGGGGCGGCTGGGGCAAATGCATCTGCTGGTCACTGACGCCCATATTTTTGTGCTTGGTCTTTTCCATGAAGTCACGGCCGCTGTTTTTTTCCACAATTGCCTCCTGTTTTCCAGCTAGAACAATCTAACGTTTTATCCATTATAGAAACTCCTGTGGATCTCGGCAAAGGACACTTGTCGAATAGCTGACGCCTGCTAGAATTAGCAGGTAACAATCACAGGGAGTTTTGTGACTTGGGGAACAACTCATGGCATTTTAAGACAAACAGTCCAAGCTGCCTGATTCGATCAGTTCCAATAACCCACCAGCCTAAAGGAGCATATCATGGCCCAAGATTCTCACATCATTATGGGGATTCATGTCGATGACCGGATCAAAAAAGCATCGGATATCCAGGAACAGCTCACCGCCTACGGCTGTAATATCAAAACCCGCATCGGATTGCATGAGGTGACCGGCAGTTTCTGCGCCGGCTATGGGCTGATTCTGTTGGAGCTGGTAGGAGGGAAAAAAGCTGCCGACGAACTGGCTGGCAAACTCAATGCCCTTGAAGGCGTGGAGGTTAAACTGATGACTTTCGACCACGCTTAGGGTTTTTAAGCCAACGGTCGGCATTGAGCCTATGCCCAACAACCAGAAAGGCCCCCGAAATATCGGGGGCCTTTCTGGTTGTTCTGATCGACAAACTTGTTATTGTTTTTTCGGCACCTTGCCGTACACCAGAGACCAGTGCCGCAAGGAGCGCGGCATATGACTGCCAATCGCACCGACCACTAAGGCAATCCACAAAAGTTCTACGCAAAAGGCTGGCCACAAGTGCAACAGGACAATCGGCAGCATATGACTGAAAGCCATCAAGCCCCGTCCCTCATGCGGCCA
Protein-coding sequences here:
- a CDS encoding SagB/ThcOx family dehydrogenase — its product is MEKNSGRDFMEKTKHKNMGVSDQQMHLPQPPLSWPAEPVNPKIELPHPGSLAIEPVDIRLLITQRSSLREYAEKPLALEELSHLLWCTQGVKVAYDQQMTLRTVPSAGARHALETILLVNRVEGLESGLYRYLALDHQLELISTLSNIAGRLAAACFGQRFIMRSAVTFVWIAVPYRMTWRYQERGYRYLHLDAGHVCQNLYLAAEAIDAGVCAVAAFDDDEINTLLCLDPEEAFVIYLAAVGKKMKG
- a CDS encoding dihydrofolate reductase; its protein translation is MIKSSKIIIVAMTEQFLIGAAGEIPWQIPEELRLFRDLTSAHTLIMGRHTFASIGRPLPDRRTIVVSRHLSKTPGIEICPNLPSAVQLAENYGEKIFFAGGVGIYRDALPLADLMSISWVKGAYTGDTYFPAFDLSQWQVISDRDYGSFRHVLYRRC
- a CDS encoding response regulator transcription factor, with protein sequence MERTRILVAEDDLHIREGLIDILEGEGYQVLAAADGDAALSLSETHNFDLALLDIMMPGRNGYDVCRELRLQHPHLAIIMLTAKGEEIDKVLGLELGADDYITKPFGVHELRARIAAVLRRSQRTIQENEAVLPSTLVMGSATIDRKTYRGNLKERTFKLTAREMKLLEAFYRHPDEALQRHTLLNLAWGIDYQGTTRTLDQHIAQLRKKIETDPSTPQVITTVHGIGYRYVP
- a CDS encoding vWA domain-containing protein yields the protein MRRNFRSLLLVLLLLSLASISQAASLVNCQVELDRRVLLAGPTQKTVIKIALDAPLMPRIEDRSPVNLALVLDRSGSMSGNKIAKAREAAIEALHRLGAKDLFALVAYDHGVKTLVPAQRIRHSEGIEAQIRRIRPGGNTALFGAVSQGAAEVRKHSDSNYVHRVVLLSDGLANVGPSSPADLARLGAALLKEGISVTTVGVGTDFNEDLMTQLAERSDGNHYFVESSRDLPRIFAAELGDVLSVVARKVIIEIDCPPGVKPLRIIGREGRIKGQKVEVRMNQIYGGQQKYALVEVEVPVSQPGQHLDLARVDCRYQNALTDTHESSTTMARTRFSQRPEEVRQAASKEVQKAVVENEMAVTRDEALNLYNAGRKDEAARALRQKSDALREQNTELGFSDLAEEAGQLQDEAAEFEADRLDKTRKKELRSESFKVRKQQKAY
- a CDS encoding sensor histidine kinase, yielding MKRSHWIIGAWLLLLIPTLLIGALALRLLRNEQNLLAENTLNATRQRTATIAENIDLTVAELKDSLLDSLSELPSDDLEQHLENWRLGNPLVRNVFIWNKDGLILPDPKAPPSAEAGDFTLRYQALFAGRVPWQRPQPDGPQVASPSSTGGKSTTYSPRRELRQLAQQLNPKPEIAKGVSGWLPWFWEDGLYLLGWQEEVETGRRFGLEIEMIALLSRLITSLPEPSSGEIYALIDGQGRIVHRTGAGELSADTPPFVTLPVGSHLPHWQLRIYALNGLDPAGDRGLLVLSTLLVGCFMAAMLFGGSLLLWQAYRHMRDARRKTSFVSNVSHELKTPLTTIRMYAELLDEGRIEETEKRSRYLQVIVSESQRLTRLVNNVLDFSRLEQKRKHYHLTPLLLVEVLGQVLDGQAERLRQAGLELTYHKPVRPLTVKADRDALEQIFLNLIDNAIKYAAKGGELVVELQQNEKTAEALFMDSGPGIPTSQQKRIFQQFERVNNNLTCNQPGCGLGLSIARRLLQDMQGSLHYRQRDGGGACFIVQLPLIKEG